The proteins below come from a single Papaver somniferum cultivar HN1 chromosome 11, ASM357369v1, whole genome shotgun sequence genomic window:
- the LOC113323213 gene encoding CHD3-type chromatin-remodeling factor PICKLE-like → MSSLVERLRIRSDRRPSYNIDESDDEADFEQRSGRTQEKPERYVRSDAKADSCQGCGENGDLLECETCTYAYHSKCLLPPLRSPPNSWKCPECLSPLNDIDKILDCEMRPTVAEDCDASKLGSKQIFVKQYLVKWKGLSYLHCTWVPEKEFLKAFKAHPGLRTKVNNFNNKSTTANNSEDDFVAIRPEWTTVDRILASRQNGDEREFLVKWKELGYDECYWEVESDISAFQPEIKRFDSINSKSRNPSSSKQKSAIRDAKEAKKKPKEFQHYERSPDFLTGGSLHPYQLEGLNFLRFSWSKQTHVILADEMGLGKTIQSIAFLGSLFEENLYPHLVVAPLSTLRNWEREFATWAPHMNVVMYVGSSAARSVIREYEFYFPKGQSKKLKKKKAGQILSESKQDRIKFDVLLTSYEMINLDSASLKPIKWECVIVDEGHRLKNKDSKLFISLKQYSSNHRTLLTGTPLQNNLDELFMLMHFLDAGKFSSLEEFQEEFKDINQEEQIARLHKMLAPHLLRRVKKDVLKEMPPKKELILRVELSSKQKEYYKAILTRNYEILTRKGGGHISLINVVMELRKLCCHAYMLDGVEPDIEDPNEAYRQLLDTSGKLHLLDKMMVKLKEQGHRVLIYTQFQHMLDLLEDYCIYKKWLYERIDGKVSGAERQVRIDRFNANNSSRFCFLLSTRAGGLGINLATADTVIIYDSDWNPHADLQAMARAHRLGQTNKVMIYRLITRGTIEERMMQLTKKKMVLEHLVVGKLKAQNINQEELDDIIRYGSKELFADESDEAGKARQIHYDDAAIDRLLDRDQAGAEEATVDDVVDDGGFLKAFKVANFEYIDEVQAAAEAEAQKASMLNKPAASNTETKVYWEDLLKDRYEEHKVEEFTAMGKGKRSRKQMVSVEEDDLAGLEDASSDEEFDVTEADWVDAEMISAGTAAGKKPQSKKKARADASGPIPLMEGEGNSFRVLGFNQSQRAAFVQILMRFGVGDYDWVEFAPRLKQKAYEEIKEYGTLFLSHITEDINDAPCFSDGVPKEGLRIQDVLVRIAVLMLIKEKVQLQQEQPGNPLFAENIISRYPGLKSGKSWREEHDLLLLHAVLKHGYGRWQNIVDDKDLHLQEIICQEQNLPFINTSSYGPSQMNAGVNPVNPEMTSNKQSTGSGGVNDFKSDFALGTAENANRAQVFQDPSMLYNFREMQRRLVEFIKKRVLLLEKGLNAEYQKVYFGDDQPNEVSNGAPNVVDVERPTSLGNNAQTGEPLPPIEPIALEELKTVACDDSSDRINMGRLYNELCKVVGEDIQESVQPQDGNKPAGFTLKGSISRIEAIKEDLQHIFTPPNTTPSSEEIKVVSDQSAQDTVSGGECLTRKDGDDSKVGEKLDSLPKVSEADSEPPSALLNSVKDSSEVAESNDSSIPVSSSVEGSVDVDMADTEPKRSAGVIVLDD, encoded by the exons ATGAGTAGTTTGGTGGAGAGACTGCGGATTAGGTCTGATCGAAGACCGTCATATAACATCGATGAATCAGATGATGAAGCCGATTTTGAGCAACGATCTGGGCGTACACAagaaaagcctgagagatatgtCAGAAGTGACGCT AAAGCTGACTCATGTCAAGGCTGCGGAGAAAACGGGGATCTTCTTGAATGCGAGACATGCACATACGCATACCACTCTAAATGTTTGCTTCCTCCTTTAAGATCTCCTCCTAACAGCTGGAAGTGCCCAGAATGT CTGAGCCCTCTAAATGACATTGATAAGATATTAGATTGTGAAATGCGACCCACCGTAGCAGAAGACTGTGATGCTTCCAAGCTGGGTTCCAAGCAAATATTCGTTAAGCAATACCTTGTCAAGTGGAAAGGACTGTCATATCTGCACTGCACATG GGTGCCGGAGAAGGAGTTTCTAAAAGCTTTCAAGGCACATCCTGGTCTAAGGACTAAAGTAAATAATTTCAACAATAAGTCAACGACGGCGAATAACTCCGAAGATGACTTTGTGGCAATTCGTCCTGAATGGACTACCGTTGATAGGATTCTCGCTAGCAG GCAGAATGGTGATGAGAGGGAGTTCCTTGTGAAGTGGAAAGAGCTTGGCTACGACGAGTGCTATTGGGAAGTTGAATCTGACATATCTGCATTCCAACCTGAAATCAAAAGATTTGACAGTATCAATTCAAAGTCTCGCAATCCATCCTCCAGTAAGCAGAAAAGTGCTATCCGAGATGCAAAGGAAGCCAAAAAGAAGCCGAAAGAATTTCAGCATTATGAACGTAGCCCTGATTTTCTTACTGGAG GTTCTCTACATCCTTACCAGCTTGAAGGGTTAAACTTTTTACGGTTCTCTTGGTCTAAACAGACACATGTCATCCTTGCAGATGAAATGGGTCTCG GGAAAACCATACAGAGTATTGCTTTTCTGGGATCTTTATTCGAAGAAAATCTCTATCCTCATTTGGTAGTTGCACCTCTTTCAACTTTACGCAACTGGGAACGTGAGTTTGCAACCTGGGCGCCTCACATGAATGTG gTGATGTATGTCGGGTCTTCTGCAGCTCGTTCTGTCATTAGGGAATACGAATTTTACTTCCCTAAAGGTCAATCTAAGAAGCTGAAGAAAAAGAAGGCTGGTCAAATTTTGTCTGAAAGCAAGCAAGATAGAATAAAATTTGACGTCCTTCTAACTTCATATGAAATGATTAATTTAGACTCAGCCTCCTTGAAACCGATTAAGTGGGAGTGTGTG ATTGTTGATGAAGGCCATCGCCTAAAGAACAAAGattcaaaattatttatttcactGAAGCAATACTCCAGTAATCATCGTACGCTTCTAACTGGGACTCCTCTACag AACAATCTTGATGAGCTTTTCATGCTGATGCACTTCCTAGATGCTGGAAAG TTTTCGAGTTTGGAGGAGTTCCAAGAGGAGTTTAAGGATATCAATCAAGAAGAGCAAATTGCTAGGCTCCATAAAATGTTGGCGCCACATCTTCTCAGAA GAGTTAAAAAGGATGTCTTGAAGGAGATGCCGCCTAAGAAGGAACTCATTTTACGCGTGGAATTAAGTAGCAAGCAGAAAGAATACTACAAAGCCATCTTGACTCGGAATTATGAGATACTGACTCGCAAGGGTGGTGGACAT ATTTCTCTTATAAATGTGGTTATGGAACTACGAAAGCTGTGCTGTCATGCATATATGCTAGATGGAGTTGAACCGGATATAGAAGATCCTAACGAAGCTTACAG GCAGCTTCTAGATACTTCTGGAAAATTGCATTTATTGGACAAAATGATGGTGAAGCTTAAAGAACAAGGGCATAGAGTTCTTATATATACGCAGTTTCAGCACATGCTAGATTTATTGGAAGACTATTGCATCTACAAG AAATGGCTATATGAACGGATCGATGGAAAAGTCAGTGGAGCAGAGAGACAAGTCCGTATAGATCGCTTTAATGCCAATAACTCTTCCAGATTCTGTTTTCTGCTCTCTACCAGAGCTGGGGGATTGGGAATAAATCTTGCTACTGCTGACACAGTCATCATTTATGACAG TGATTGGAATCCTCATGCTGATTTACAAGCCATGGCTAGAGCTCACCGGCTAGGTCAGACCAATAAG GTAATGATTTATCGGCTGATAACTAGAGGAACCATTGAGGAGAGAATGATGCAGCTGACCAAAAAGAAAATGGTTTTGGAGCATCTGGTTGTGGGGAAACTCAAAGCACAAAATATAAATCAG GAAGAGCTAGACGACATCATAAGATATGGCTCAAAAGAGCTTTTTGCGGATGAGAGTGATGAAGCTGGAAAAGCTCGTCAAATACACTATGATGATGCTGCAatagatag ATTGCTGGATCGTGATCAAGCTGGAGCAGAAGAGGCTACAGTAGATGACGTGGTTGATGATGGCGGCTTTTTAAAAGCCTTTAAG GTAGCAAATTTTGAATACATAGATGAAGTGCAAGCAGCAGCTGAAGCAGAAGCGCAGAAGGCGTCCATGCTGAATAAGCCTGCTGCCAGCAATACAGAAACAAAAGTTTACTGGGAAGATCTATTAAAGGACAGATATGAAGAACATAAAGTTGAAGAATTCACTGCTATGGGGAAGGGAAAGAGAAGCCGTAAACAG ATGGTATCTGTCGAAGAGGATGACCTAGCTGGACTTGAAGATGCTAGTtctgatgaagaatttgatgTTACTGAAGCTGATTGGGTTGATGCTGAAATGATCTCTGCTGGGACTGCAGCAGGAAAGAAGCCTCAGTCAAAGAAGAAAGCACGTG CGGATGCCAGCGGACCGATTCCTTTGATGGAAGGTGAGGGAAATTCATTCAGAGTTCTCGGATTCAACCAAAGCCAAAGGGCTGCATTTGTCCAGATATTAATGAG GTTCGGAGTAGGTGATTATGATTGGGTTGAGTTTGCTCCTCGCTTGAAGCAGAAGGCATACGAGGAAATCAAAGA ATATGGAACTCTCTTTTTGTCACATATTACTGAGGATATTAATGATGCGCCATGTTTTTCAG ATGGCGTACCAAAAGAAGGACTTAGGATACAAGATGTACTTGTTAGGATTGCAGTGTTGATGTTGATCAAAGAAAAG GTACAGCTTCAACAAGAACAACCTGGTAATCCCCTTTTTGCGGAAAACATCATTTCACGCTATCCTGGGCTGAAGAGTGGAAAATCATGGAGGGAGGAACATGACTTATTGTTGTTGCATGCAGTTTTAAA GCATGGGTATGGAAGATGGCAAAATATTGTTGATGATAAGGATTTGCATCTTCAAGAGATCATTTGCCAGGAGCAAAATCTACCCTTCATAAATACTTCTTCCTATGGACCTTCTCAAATGAATGCTGGTGTAAATCCAGTTAATCCTGAAATGACATCCAATAAGCAATCAACGGGATCTGGTGGTGTAAATGATTTTAAGTCTGATTTTGCACTGGGTACCGCAGAGAACGCTAACCGTGCCCAAGTGTTTCAGGATCCTTCTATGTTGTATAATTTCAGGGAGATGCAGAGAAGATTGGTTGAGTTTATTAAAAAAAGAGTActtcttttggagaaaggactcaATGCAGAGTACCAGAAAGTTTATTTT GGAGATGACCAACCGAATGAGGTGTCAAATGGTGCTCCAAATGTTGTTGACGTCGAGAGGCCTACTTCCTTGGGGAACAATGCCCAAACTGGTGAACCTCTTCCTCCGATAGAACCAATTG CTCTTGAAGAATTAAAAACTGTTGCCTGTGATGACAGTTCAGATCGTATTAATATGGGAAGGCTTTATAATGAG CTGTGTAAAGTAGTTGGAGAGGACATCCAAGAATCAGTTCAGCCACAGGACGGAAATAAACCTGCCGGTTTTACCCTGAAAGGAAGCATCTCTCGTATTGAAGCCATTAAGGAGGACTTGCAACATATTTTTACTCCTCCAAATACCACCCCATCTTCCGAAGAAATCAAAGTGGTATCTGATCAATCAGCCCAGGATACTGTTTCTGGAGGTGAGTGTCTAACAAGAAAAGATGGAGATGATTCCAAAGTTGGTGAAAAGTTGGATTCCCTGCCAAAGGTTTCTGAAGCAGATTCAGAGCCTCCGTCAGCTCTCCTAAATTCTGTGAAGGATAGCTCTGAAGTTGCCGAGTCCAATGATTCGTCAATACCCGTGTCAAGTTCCGTGGAAGGATCAGTAGATGTGGATATGGCTGATACCGAACCGAAGAGAAGTGCTGGAGTGATTGTTTTGGATGATTGA